Proteins encoded together in one Chryseobacterium sp. G0201 window:
- a CDS encoding helix-turn-helix domain-containing protein gives MIITDPIKLQKIEKHKKDLVHYYVMLMSVVLFLYALIFTFLIPDKIISLYLYVGAFFLSYSYFIIRKNYSINILVHTYIILASLYNFFIMLAFWNNSVASFVWLMPIPLAAYVFFNRKYVVIYSIFILINIILAYLVSKNFDFNFQEHSKEDVKLTDTFLVISNVAVLALIIYFKDKIRREEIHHEIEQKQQSEPRITVSVEKDTAFGDELFEKIENMMTEKLSYKDVNFNISKLSTELEVNSTYISKAIRQHGFPNFNNYLNIHRINCVKKMLNENDLEKVTLMYIYTEAGFSNQSTFNRVFKQIEKITPSEYINTLQTINIQENI, from the coding sequence ATGATAATTACAGATCCTATAAAACTTCAAAAAATAGAGAAACACAAAAAAGATCTCGTGCATTATTATGTCATGTTAATGTCGGTTGTACTTTTTTTATATGCTCTTATTTTTACGTTTCTTATTCCGGATAAAATAATCTCATTGTATCTTTATGTCGGTGCATTTTTTCTGTCATATTCTTATTTTATTATCCGTAAAAATTATTCTATAAATATTCTGGTTCACACGTATATTATTCTTGCGTCTCTATATAATTTCTTTATCATGCTTGCTTTTTGGAATAATTCTGTAGCAAGTTTCGTGTGGCTTATGCCTATTCCTTTGGCTGCGTATGTATTTTTTAACAGGAAATATGTGGTTATTTACAGTATTTTTATCCTCATTAATATCATTTTAGCTTATTTGGTTTCTAAAAATTTTGATTTTAATTTTCAGGAGCATTCAAAAGAAGATGTGAAACTGACGGATACTTTTTTGGTGATCTCAAATGTTGCTGTGCTTGCATTGATCATTTATTTTAAAGACAAAATCAGAAGAGAAGAAATTCATCATGAAATTGAACAAAAACAGCAATCTGAACCGAGAATAACCGTATCTGTAGAAAAAGATACAGCATTTGGGGATGAATTATTTGAGAAAATAGAAAATATGATGACAGAAAAACTGTCTTATAAAGATGTTAATTTCAATATTTCAAAACTGTCTACAGAACTGGAAGTTAACAGCACGTATATTTCAAAAGCGATAAGACAGCATGGTTTTCCAAATTTTAATAATTATCTCAATATTCACCGCATCAACTGCGTTAAAAAAATGCTGAATGAAAATGACCTTGAGAAAGTAACCTTAATGTATATTTATACAGAGGCGGGATTTTCTAATCAGTCAACTTTTAATCGTGTTTTTAAGCAAATTGAAAAAATTACGCCTTCGGAATACATCAATACTTTGCAAACGATCAATATTCAAGAAAATATTTAG
- a CDS encoding Na+/H+ antiporter translates to MIEDFPFYLSLIVAIVLLIMLANKIKVAYPVLLVIAGLIISFIPGIPMIHIDPELIFIIFLPPLLYEAAWAISWKELWKWRRIIGSFAFVVVFLTAISVAFFANYFIPGFSLALGFLLGGIVSPPDAVSASAILKFVKVPKRMSSILEGESLLNDASSLIIFRFAMIAVATGQFIWSDATLSFSWMLVGGIGIGVLIGLIFMKCHKYLPTDANMDTILTIVAPYVMYIAAEEVHSSGVLAVVSGGLLLSNNRHRFLSTTSRLRGLNVWESLSFVLNGLVFLLIGLALPEITSGLEGVGLSDAIVYGLMVTAVLVVVRILSAYGAVLVTLVARNYINVADARSPGFKAPAIMGWTGMRGVVSLAAALSIPTHLYEGGPAFPQRNLILFITFIVILTTLLVQGLTLPYLIRKIELPNFDDYLPDEEAEYLIKRQMAKHTADHITNNHSEILGRSTFLKQIHENLKGKANVETEVKLTSEVRDVYLDVLSAQRSWLLDQKHNDDVNEDVIKKYLMKIDLEEARILLIH, encoded by the coding sequence ATGATAGAAGATTTTCCATTCTATTTATCTCTTATTGTAGCAATTGTATTGCTCATCATGCTGGCAAACAAAATAAAGGTGGCTTATCCCGTATTGCTTGTTATTGCAGGTTTGATAATCAGTTTTATTCCCGGAATTCCGATGATTCATATTGATCCTGAGCTTATTTTTATTATATTTCTTCCTCCTTTATTATATGAAGCAGCTTGGGCTATCTCATGGAAAGAATTGTGGAAATGGAGACGTATCATAGGAAGTTTTGCTTTTGTGGTGGTTTTTCTTACGGCCATTTCTGTCGCATTTTTTGCGAATTATTTTATACCCGGATTTTCTTTAGCGCTTGGATTCTTGTTGGGTGGAATTGTTTCTCCGCCAGATGCAGTAAGTGCCAGTGCAATTTTAAAATTTGTAAAAGTTCCGAAAAGAATGTCATCCATTCTGGAAGGAGAAAGTTTACTGAATGATGCTTCTTCATTAATAATATTCCGTTTTGCAATGATTGCGGTCGCTACAGGGCAATTTATTTGGTCTGATGCAACTTTAAGTTTTTCTTGGATGCTTGTAGGAGGTATCGGGATAGGAGTATTAATTGGCCTTATTTTTATGAAATGCCATAAATATCTTCCCACCGATGCCAATATGGATACGATTTTAACCATTGTTGCTCCTTATGTCATGTATATCGCTGCAGAAGAAGTTCACAGTTCAGGTGTGTTGGCTGTTGTAAGTGGAGGATTGCTTTTATCCAATAACAGACATCGTTTTTTAAGTACAACATCTCGTTTGCGAGGCCTCAATGTTTGGGAAAGTCTCTCTTTTGTTTTGAATGGATTGGTATTTTTATTAATAGGTTTAGCCTTACCAGAAATTACCTCAGGTCTTGAAGGAGTTGGGCTTTCAGATGCTATCGTTTATGGATTAATGGTAACTGCTGTATTGGTTGTGGTAAGGATTTTATCGGCTTATGGCGCTGTTTTGGTCACTTTAGTTGCCAGAAATTACATCAATGTAGCAGATGCAAGAAGCCCGGGATTCAAAGCTCCTGCAATTATGGGATGGACGGGAATGCGCGGAGTTGTTTCTCTGGCAGCGGCTTTATCGATACCTACTCATTTGTATGAGGGCGGACCTGCATTTCCACAGAGAAATTTAATCTTGTTTATTACTTTCATTGTTATTTTAACAACGCTTTTGGTGCAGGGGCTTACGCTTCCTTATCTAATCCGGAAAATTGAACTGCCCAATTTTGATGATTACTTGCCTGATGAAGAAGCTGAATATCTGATCAAAAGACAAATGGCAAAACATACTGCAGATCATATCACGAATAATCATTCCGAAATATTGGGTAGAAGTACCTTCCTAAAACAGATTCATGAAAATCTGAAGGGAAAAGCAAATGTTGAGACAGAAGTAAAGTTAACTTCGGAAGTAAGGGATGTTTATCTGGATGTTTTAAGCGCGCAGAGATCATGGCTTCTTGATCAAAAGCATAATGATGATGTTAACGAAGATGTTATCAAAAAATACCTCATGAAAATTGATCTGGAAGAAGCGAGAATACTGCTGATTCATTAA